Proteins encoded together in one Salvelinus fontinalis isolate EN_2023a chromosome 6, ASM2944872v1, whole genome shotgun sequence window:
- the LOC129857497 gene encoding OTU domain-containing protein 7B-like encodes MTLDMDAVLSDFVRSTGAEPGLARDLLEGKNWDLTAALSDFEQLRQVHAGNLSYSFAEERTYPAPEKEMARVGRPLLHRQEEVLQGETNATEKRLSRGISHASSTIVSLARSHVSSTGNCSSEPLLDTPLCTFQLPDLTVYRDDFRSFIERDLIEQSMMVALEHAGRLNWWTRVGPNCQSLLPLATSGDGNCLLHAASLGMWGFHDRDLMLRKSLYALMDHGQERESLRRRWRWQQTMQNKESGLVYTEEEWQKEWNELLKLASSEPRIHYSTNGSNGTESSEEPVYESLEEFHVFVLAHVLRRPIVVVADTMLRDSGGEAFAPIPFGGIYLPLEVPAAKCHRSPLVLAYDQAHFSALVSMEQKGGSKEQVVIPLTDSEHKMLPVHFAVDPGKDWEWGKDDTDNVMLASVTLSLEAKLQLLHSYMTVTWLPLPCEQAPLAQPESPTASAGEDARTPPDSGESDKESVSSSSNGNGDAMTTAGAASAGGGVSTKNSSSSSSSSSNSSATLTGTGAKEKTKKEKDKDKKRADSVANKLGSFGKSLGSKLKKNVGGLMTGKNAGGGAKQEGTDKKKSSLRGRKGSKDSSPSAHASEDSGKGSPSSGSERQNGTGGGSRECDPYKYSADVKASLGILRAAMQGERKFIFAGLLTTSNRQPFQEEMIQRYLSDAEERFRVEQEQQRREAERKGSTNGIQQPKKEATMGTEVGYRTYEAKEEPAENSPPTFNHLKSSSFSPSLYSGVVPIPRPTFMDQPPSSAPVPLTQHPHMHGYMETRRQLAGGSPASSYPGLPSYATLPRHCPMAQGPPHPQYHPPQAPVPLSPFRLIPSSFAPSYLPEHDPPDYPTSEPVGGGYTNGFRDVRSGLDVPRSGPLPVRHYSLGSAGGLSSLQSSRCRTPSCNYYGHPETGNYCSCCYREELKRRETEPAIHRF; translated from the exons ATGACCTTGGATATGGACGCAGTCCTGTCCGACTTTGTCCGTTCCACTGGAGCCGAACCAGGACTAGCCAGAGACCTGCTAGAGG GGAAGAATTGGGATCTCACCGCCGCCCTCAGTGACTTTGAACAGCTGCGACAGGTGCATGCTGGGAACCTGTCGTACTCTTTTGCTGAGGAGAGGACGTACCCAGCCCCGGAGAAGGAGATGGCCAGGGTGGGACGGCCCCTTCTGCACCGTCAAGAGGAGGTGCTGCAAGGTGAGACCAATG CCACAGAGAAGCGTCTATCGAGAGGCATCTCCCATGCCAGCTCTACCATCGTGTCCCTGGCACGGTCACACGTCTCCAGTACTGGCAACTGTAGTAGTGAGCCCCTTCTGGACACTCCGTTGTGCACATTCCAGCTGCCCGACCTTACTGTGTACCGGGACGATTTCCGCAGCTTCATCGAGAGGGACCTCATTGAGCAATCTATGATGGTGGCCCTAGAGCATGCCG GCCGACTCAATTGGTGGACACGGGTGGGACCTAACTGTCAGAGTCTATTGCCATTGGCAACGAGTGGGGACGGAAACTGCCTGTTGCATGCAGCGTCATTGG GTATGTGGGGCTTTCATGACCGCGACCTGATGCTGCGGAAGTCTCTATATGCGCTGATGGACCACGGCCAGGAGAGGGAGTCGCTGAGACGCAGGTGGAGGTGGCAGCAGACCATGCAGAATAAAGAG tcTGGTCTGGTGTACACAGAGGAGGAGTGGCAGAAGGAGTGGAATGAGCTGCTAAAACTGGCCTCCAGTGAACCTAGGATACACTACAGCACCAATGGCAGCAATGG GACGGAGTCATCAGAGGAGCCTGTGTACGAGAGTCTGGAGGAGTTCCACGTGTTCGTCCTGGCCCATGTCCTGAGGAGGCCCATAGTAGTGGTGGCAGACACCATGCTCAGGGACTCTGGAGGAGAGG CTTTTGCCCCCATCCCATTCGGAGGGATCTATCTGCCCCTGGAGGTGCCAGCTGCCAAGTGCCATCGCTCGCCCTTAGTACTGGCGTACGACCAGGCCCACTTCTCTGCCCTCGTCTCCATGGAGCAGAAGGGCGGCTCCAAAGAGCAAG TTGTGATCCCTCTCACTGACTCAGAACACAAAATGCTGCCTGTACACTTTGCAGTGGACCCTGGGAAGGACTGGGAATGGGGCAAGGATGACACAGACAATGTCATGTTGGCAAG tgTGACCCTGTCCCTGGAGGCAAAGCTCCAGCTGCTACACAGCTACATGACTGTCACCTGGCTGCCCCTGCCCTGTGAG CAGGCACCTTTGGCCCAGCCCGAGTCCCCCACCGCCTCTGCAGGAGAGGACGCCCGCACCCCTCCCGACTCAGGAGAATCCGACAAGGAGTCGGTCAGCAGCAGCTCCAACGGCAACGGGGATGCAATGACGACAGCAGGGGCGGCCAGTGCAGGTGGAGGTGTTTCAACCAAgaacagctcctcctcctccagctcgTCCAGTAACAGCTCGGCAACGTTGACGGGTACGGGGGCAAAGGAGAAGACCAAGAAGGAGAAAGACAAAGACAAGAAGAGGGCTGACTCTGTGGCAAACAAGCTGGGCAGCTTCGGCAAGAGCCTGGGCAGCAAGCTGAAAAAGAACGTGGGCGGGCTGATGACGGGGAAGAATGCAGGAGGCGGGGCCAAGCAGGAGGGCACAGATAAGAAGAAAAGTTCGCTGAGGGGGCGGAAGGGCAGCAAGGACAGCTCGCCTTCGGCCCACGCCTCCGAGGACTCTGGGAAGGGCTCGCCGTCGTCGGGTAGCGAGCGTCAGAATGGCACGGGCGGCGGAAGCAGAGAGTGTGACCCATATAAGTACAGTGCCGACGTGAAGGCGAGCCTGGGCATCCTGCGGGCGGCcatgcagggagagaggaagtTCATCTTTGCTGGCCTGCTCACCACCAGCAACCGCCAGCCCTTCCAGGAGGAGATGATCCAGCGCTACCTGTCTGACGCTGAGGAGCGCTTCCGGGTAGAGCAGGAGCAGCAGCGGAGAGAGGCAGAGCGGAAAGGAAGCACCAACGGCATCCAGCAGCCAAAGAAGGAGGCAACGATGGGCACAGAGGTGGGCTACCGCACTTATGAAGCGAAAGAAGAGCCGGCTGAGAACTCACCGCCCACATTCAACCACCTCAAGTCGTCTTCGTTCAGCCCCTCGCTCTACTCTGGCGTGGTGCCCATCCCCCGGCCAACCTTCATGGATCAGCCGCCCTCCTCGGCCCCCGTCCCGCTTACTCAGCACCCACACATGCACGGCTACATGGAGACGCGGCGCCAGCTTGCAGGCGGCTCCCCAGCCTCGTCTTATCCCGGTCTGCCTTCCTACGCCACCCTCCCCCGCCACTGCCCCATGGCGCAGGGCCCCCCTCACCCCCAGTACCACCCCCCACAGGCACCGGTACCCCTCAGCCCCTTTCGCCTCATCCCCTCTTCTTTCGCACCCTCGTACCTCCCCGAGCACGACCCTCCAGACTACCCCACCTCAGAGCCTGTAGGCGGGGGCTACACTAACGGATTCCGGGACGTGCGCTCCGGCCTGGATGTTCCTCGCAGCGGGCCTCTCCCGGTCAGGCACTACTCCCTGGGCAGCGCCGGAGGCCTGTCCAGCCTCCAGTCCAGCCGCTGCCGGACGCCCAGCTGCAACTACTACGGACACCCCGAGACGGGCAACTACTGCTCCTGCTGCTACCGAGAGGAGCTGAAGAGGAGGGAAACGGAGCCGGCCATCCACAGGTTCTGA